The Pectobacterium sp. A5351 genome contains the following window.
CCCTGGAGGCGTTGCGCATCGTGTCCGACACGTGCGTGAGTCAGTTCCGCTTCGCTGATGCCGAGTAGCGCAGCCAGATCGCGAGCATATTTACGCGGATGTTCAACTTTAGCCTGAAGGTATTGTTGGTAAATAGACGTCTGCATCTCGTTCGTTCCCTTAATCGTTGTCGTATTGATTATAGCAATGAATGAGAATCATTTTCATGTAACAAAAACGCAACCTCAAGTGAAGTTTTCTTAATAAGTGGAATAAGAGAAATCGTAAGAGGAATTTACGTGCTGCGAGAGTGTGGGAGAGGTGGCGGGAAAAGAGGAAAACGGCTGGCACACGACCGGAGAAGGTGAGTGTGCCAGCGCGTATCGGATTAGAAACGGCTGTCGACGGCGTCTGCCAGACGAGCCAGCAGCGTTTCGGTGTCCTGCCAGCTCAGACAAGGATCGGTAATGGATTGCCCATACGTCAATGCCAGAGGATTGATAGCAGGCTGGTTGCCTTCAATTAAGAAACTTTCCGCCATGATGCCCGCGATGGCACGTGAGCCCGCACAAATTTGCTGGCAGATGTCATCGGCTACATCGAGCTGGCGACGGTGCTGTTTCTGACAGTTGGCATGGCTGAAATCGATCACCAGATGCTCGGGCAGTGAGAACTCACGCAGATGAGCGCAGGCGGCAGCGATGTCTTCCGCGTGGTAATTCGGTTTTTTCCCGCCGCGCATAATAATATGACCAAACGGATTGCCCTGCGTTTTGTAGACCGACATGAAGCCCTGCTTATCCGGCGAAAGGAACATATGCCGGGCACGGGCGGCACGAATGGCATCAACGGCGATACGCGTGTTGCCGTCTGTGCCGTTCTTGAAGCCGACGGGGCAGGACAGCGCCGAGGCCATTTCCCGGTGAATCTGGCTTTCGGTGGTTCTTGCACCAATCGCACCCCAGCTAATCAGGTCGGCAATATATTGGCCGGTGACCATATCGAGGAATTCCGTCGCGGTTGGCAGCCCAAGCTGGTTGACATCCAGCAGCAGACGGCGGGCAATCTCCAGCCCTTCGTTTACCTGAAAGGTGCCATTCAGTGCCGGATCGGAAATGAGTCCTTTCCAGCCTACGACCGTGCGCGGTTTTTCAAAATAGGTGCGCATGACGATTTCCAGTCTGTCCTGATACTGCGTACGTAGCGCAGCCAGACGGCGTGCATAATCTAACGCGCTGTCGGTGTCATGGATCGAGCAGGGGCCAATCACGACGAGCAGGCGAGGATCTTGACCGGTTAGAATGGCTTCAATTTTCTTACGTGACGAGGTGACATTTTCGGCAACGGCAGGGGTAATCGGGAGTCTGGCGAGTAACGTTTGGGGCGTCACCAGACTCTCGATGCGCGCGCTCCGCAGTTCATCTGTTTGTAGCATGTTTTGTCTCTGAATGCGGTCAAGCCGAAAACCTGTCTTTACTGAAAAAGCGTGGACATGATGGGTCTTTCAGACCACGACACTGTTTTCGAATCACGACACTGTTTTCGAATCACAGCAATGTTTTCGAACCACGACAATGTTTTCAGACAGAGTTTTCAGGCTATGTTTCCGACTAAAAGGTTGCTTCGCAGCGGCGAAATGCCGGGAAGTGATGGTGCACACAATAAACGAAATGGCGCACATTACAACCGCATCAGGACAAAAAAACTATCGTGTACTAGTACATTCTTCGACTCATGCCGAGAATGTCGATGATTTTGGCGGAAATTTCCTCAACGGAATAATTGGTCGTATTGAGATATTTAATCTGGTGTTTGCGAAATAGCGCCTCAACTTCGCTCAGCTCCATGCGGCACTGACGCAGCGACGCATAGCGACTATTGCCCCGACGCTCTTCCCGAATGGCTGCCAACCGTTCGGCATCAATGGTGAGCCCGAATAGCTTGTGCTGGAAGGGCTTCAACGCATCGGGTAGGCGCAGGTTGTCCATATCGTCGGCAATAAAAGGATAGTTGGCGGCGCGAATGCCGAATTGCATCGCCAGATACAGGCTGGTCGGCGTCTTGCCACAGCGTGACACGCCCAGCAGAATGACCTGCGCCTGATCGAGATTACGCAGCGAGATGCCATCATCGTGTGCCAGCGTGTAGTCGATGGCCGCAATACGGGCGTCGTATTTGCTCAGATTATTGGCGGTCAAACCATGAGTACGGTTAGCAACCGGCGTAGGCGGCGTGTTCAGTTCTTCCTGCAAAGGGGCAACCAATGCCTGCACGATGTCCTGACAAAACCCTTCACTGCGGGTAATAATGTTACGCACGGTCGGCGTGACGATGGAGTAAAACACCAGCGGACGCACACCGGTTTGGTGATACAACGTATTGATTTGTTCACACACGGCTTTAGCGCGTGCTTCACTTTCAACGAAAGGTAAGGTATAGCTAACGGTGTTCACGGGGAACTGGGACAACACCGCATGACCGAGTACTTCAGCCGTAATGGCTGTACCGTCCGAGACATAAAATACGCTTCTTTCCACATAACCCCCTTGTGATATTTCCGACAGTTCGAACACGTTAACCTCGTCAAAAATTGTGTTTTGCGAATACTTTTATTAAAACGTCATTTCATTATCTTTATGATAAAGAATGCTAATCTTCTACGATATTGGATTTTTACCGCATTAAGCAGTCATCTGCCGTGAAATCAGTTTTTTTTCATAGGTTGATCGATTCACCTATCTATGTTCATCAAAACGCTATGCTAACCTGATTGCGTTGAGGCGATTCTCAACCACACTCTTTCATACCCTAATTGTATGCAGAAAGGATTATTTTCGATGTCCAATAACGGCCCTGATTTGCGTAATGTCCTTTGGTATAACCAGCTCGGTATGCACGACGTTGAAAGGGTGGGAGGCAAAAATGCCTCTCTGGGTGAAATGATCACCAACCTTTCAGGATTGGGCGTAGCCGTTCCCAACGGCTTTGCGACAACGGCGCAGGCGTTTAATGATTTTCTTAATCAAAGTGGGATTAACCAGCGCATTTATGAGCTGCTCGATCGCACCGACATTGACGATCTGAACCAACTGGCTAGCGCCGGTACGCAAATTCGCCAGTGGATTATTGATACGCCATTCCAGCCAGAGCTGGAGCAGGCGATTCATGATGCCTATCAGCAACTGGCCGATGGTGAGAAAGACGCCTCGTTTGCTGTGCGTTCCTCTGCCACGGCAGAAGACATGCCGGATGCGTCCTTTGCGGGTCAGCAGGAAACTTTCCTGAACGTGCAGGGCATCAATGCGGTGATGGTCGCGGTGAAGCACGTGTTTGCATCGCTGTTTAACGATCGCGCGATCTCTTATCGTGTGCATCAGGGCTATGACCACCGCGGCGTGGCGCTGTCGGCGGGCGTACAGCGTATGGTGCGCTCCGATCTGGCGTCTGCGGGCGTGATGTTTACCATCGATACCGAATCTGGTTTTGATCAGGTGGTGTTCATCACCTCGGCTTACGGCTTGGGCGAAATGGTGGTGCAGGGTGCGGTGAACCCGGATGAGTTCTATGTTCACAAGCCGACTTTACAGAACAACAAGCCTGCGATTGTGCGCCGTAATATGGGATCGAAAAAAATCCGTATGGTGTATGCCGCGAGCCAGGAACATGGCAAGCAGGTGCGGATTGAAGATGTGCCAGCAGAGCAAACGACGCGTTTCAGCCTGACGGATGATGAAGTGCAGGCACTGGCGCGTCAGGCGCTGTTGATTGAGAAACACTACGGTCGCCCGATGGACATCGAGTGGGCGAAAGATGGCCACACCGGTAAACTCTATATCGTGCAGGCACGCCCGGAAACGGTTCGTTCCAACGGCCAGGTCATGGAACGCTATCATCTGCCTGCCAGCGGTACCGTGCTGGTGGAAGGCCGTGCGATCGGTCACCGCATCGGTGCGGGCGAAGTCAAAGTGATTCAGGACATCAGCGAGATGCACCTGATCAACGCGGGCGATGTGCTGGTAACCGACATGACCGACCCAGACTGGGAACCGATCATGAAGAAGGCCGCGGCGATTGTGACCAATCGTGGTGGACGCACCTGTCATGCCGCCATTATCGCGCGTGAACTGGGCATCCCTGCCGTTGTGGGCTGCGGTGATGCGACCGAGCGTTTGCGCAAGGGGCAAAAAGTGACCGTTTCTTGTGCGGAAGGCGACACGGGTTATGTGTATCAGGATCTGTTGGACTTCTCCGTGAAGAGCTCACAGATTGATGAAATGCCGGCTTTGCCGCTGAAAATCATGATGAATGTGGGTAACCCTGACCGTGCGTTTGATTTTGCCTGCCTGCCAAACGATGGCGTCGGTCTGGCGCGTCTGGAATTCATCATTAACCGCATGATTGGCGTGCACCCACGTGCACTGCTGGAATTCGATCAACAGACTCCAGAACTGCAACGCGAGATCAAAACGCTGATGCAGGGCTACGACGATCCGGTGGAATTCTATGTCGGCCGTCTGGTGGAAGGGATCGCGACGCTGGCCGCAGCATTCGCACCGAAGCGCGTCATCGTCCGCCTGTCCGATTTTAAATCCAACGAGTACGCCAATCTGGTTGGCGGCGAGCGCTATGAGCCGGAAGAAGAAAACCCAATGCTGGGCTTCCGCGGTGCGGGTCGCTATGTCTCTTCGGACTTCAAAGCCTGCTTTGCGCTGGAGTGTGAAGCGGTTAAGCGCGTGCGTAACGTGATGGGGCTGAAGAACGTCGAGATCATGATCCCGTTTGTTCGTACCGTGGCGCAAGCGGAGGCGGTGATTGCCGAACTGGCGAGTCAGGGTCTGCGCCGTGGCGAAGACGGCCTGAAAATCATCATGATGTGCGAAATTCCGTCCAACGCGCTGCTGGCCGATGAATTCCTGCAACACTTTGATGGTTTCTCCATCGGCTCAAACGACATGACACAGCTGGCGCTGGGGCTGGATCGTGATTCCGGCGTGGTATCGTCGCTGTTTGATGAACGTAATGATGCGGTGAAGGCGCTGCTGTCGATGGCGATTAAAGCCGGCAAGAAACAGGGTAAATACGTTGGTATTTGCGGTCAGGGTCCGTCAGATCACGAGGATTTCGCGCTCTGGCTGATGGAACAGGGCATCGATAGCCTGTCACTTAACCCAGACACCGTGGTGCAAACCTGGCTGAATCTGGCTGAGCACAACTAGTGCTGCGATGAATTTTTAGATATCAATGTATTGTTTTTAAAGTTTTTAGTCGCGTAATAATCGTGCTGAGGTGGGAGTGACTGCCGGGTGAGCGGCAAGGACGCCGCGAAAGCCAGTGCCGCGCAGGGAGCGCGTCAATGGCGGCCCGAGTTGCGGTCACGAACGCCGAAGGTATCGCGTAGCGACACGATTTCGCGAAAAGCCTGGGGTCATGGGGCGGTGGCGATTGAACCGCCCCATGTCGGGCGCGTGCTGCGACAGTTGCAAAAATTGACTGAAGTTAGTGCGCACGAAATTTTCACTGTGGTTACAGAAATTTATTTCCCGGATTTGTGGGGTAACCCTCAATTTCCAGGGACGTATTCACAGCGTCTTTACGATCTATCCATTACCACCGCTCGACCGCTGCTGATCGCAAGCTGTGCTGAAAATCACGGTGCCGCAATCAGGAAGGATTTAAACTGCGGCGTCATTACCGCGCTAAAGCCCTTATCCGTTTTGGTAATCAGATAAACCGCCAGCCCTTGCTGTTCCGCCAGCTTTAACGCTTTCTCCGTGCCCAATACCATCAAACCGGTATCCCAGCCATCGGCTTCCAGTGCGGTCGGAGCAATCACGGTTGCAGAAACCAATTGATGAGTAATCGGTCTGCCCGTCTCGGGATCGATAACGTGAGAATAGCGCTTGTTGTCCTGCTCAAAATAATTTCGGTAGCTGCCGGAGGTGCTAATGGCATAACCCTGCAAATTCACCGCTGCCTGTGCCGCGTTTTCCTGGTCGGTTGGCTTCTGAATTGCTACACGCCACGGCGTCCCTTCGGCGTTCACGCCACGGCTGGAAATCGCGCCACCGACGGAAACCAGATAATTGGTGATCCCTTTACGCGTCATTAACTGCGCAAGAACGTCCGCACCGTACCCTTCACCCAGCGTGGAGAGATCGACATATAAATCCGGGAGATCCTTCTGAATCCATTCTCCTTTTTCGTCGCCGATCAGTTTCAGGTGACGCAACCCAACGTTTTGCCGCGCTAAGTCGATCTGCTGCTGGCTAGGGATGCGCGTCGGCTGCTTCTGCGGGCCGAATCCCCAGAGGTTAACCAATGGGCCAACGGTGATATCCATCGCGCCATGCGTGGCTTTACCGATACGCAGTGCGGCCAGGATGATATCCGCCATGCCGTTGCTGATAGGCTGTGGATCCGTTCCCCGATACTGATTAAAACGCGACAGCGCGGAATCGTCACGGTAGGTGGAAATGTCGTTATTAGCCTGCTCCAGCAGAGCATCGATTTCTCGTTGCAGTTGCGTTTTGTCTTCGGTGACGTCGCCGCTAATTTTTACGCTGTAAAACGTCCCCATCGTTTTACCTTCAATGGTTAACAAGGGGCGCTGTGCTGTCGGTGTTGGATTGTCGCAGGCGGTCAGAAAGCTGAATAAGCCACAGAGTAGTAATCTCTTCGCGGCGAGAGGCGTCATGAAAAACTCCTGAAAAACTGAACTGAGAGTAGGCAGACAGGAGAGTAACAAAAAAGGGAGGAAGCGTAATTGAATGGAAGAGAAATGAAAGGAAAAAAAAGGCCCATCTCAGGGGATGGGCAAAGACTACACACAGCAATTCGTTACTAACTCTGACGAGGAGGAAACCTCATTGACAAACAGGTAGGTTACTACTGGCTCCTGTATTTATCCTATTGATTGTGCTCTATTCAGTCATTAAGAATCATCCTAATAGTTAATGATCTTTTAAGGATTGGGCTCTCAGAGTTTTTATATTGTCAATAATATTGATGCATTAGAGAAATGATATCAAAATTTTTAGGAGGAATCCCTAAGAATAGAAGGTTAATCATTAGTTATTTTTACCTATTGAAAAGGTATGGGAATATACCGCCACAGAGAAATGATGGTGAGAATGGGCAAGGCGCGGGCGGCGCACCGCCCACGGGGAGACGAGATGGTGTTTACCGTCGTTATTCTTGCTTTGATTTGCTGGACGTATTAACGGAGAGGATGCTTTGCGGTTCGGGGATTTCACGCATCCAGGCAAACAGCAGACGATAGGAAACGGCGAGGACGACCGGGCCAATGAACAGCCCAATCATGCCAAAGGCCAGCAATCCGCCAATGACGCCGGAAAGAATCAGCAGCATGGGAAGATCGGCTCCCATCCTGATCAATACTGGACGGATCACGTTATCGATAGTGCCAACGACGCAGCTCCAGACCAGCAAAACTGTGCCCCAGGTGGCATCACCCGTCCAATATAGCCAGATAATGGCAGGAATCAGTACCGGAAGTGGCCCCAACTGCGCCAGACAGGATAGAAACATCAGCACAGTCAGTAGTGTGGTATGGGGAATACCGGACAACCCCAGCCCAATTCCGCCCAGCACCGACTGCACGATAGCGGTAACCACCACGCCTAGCGCGACAGCACGAATCGACTGTGCTGCCAGAATTACAGCAGCATCGCCGCGCTCTTGCCCCAGCCGGATAGCGAAATGTCGCACGGCTTTCGCCACGGCTTCCCCTTTGTAATACAGCAGGGCACTGAAGATCAGCATCAGGGAGCAATGCATCAAAAAGCGCCCGATATTGGCCGCTTGTGCCACCAGCCAGGTCGCTGTTTTACCAAAATAGGGTTGCACCTTGGCGAACAGACCGCTACCGCCGCTTTGCAACAACGTCTGCCAACTGTTGAATAATTTTTCACCGACGAAAGGAATAGACGTCAGCCACTCCAGTGTCGGTGGCGAAAAGTTTTCCTGCCGGGCTCCCCAACTCATTAACGCTGAGCTGTTATCCACTACGCTGCTGACAAGAACGGCAATCGGGACGATAAATAGTAGAATAAGCAGCAGCGTCATGACGATCACGGCCAGAGAACGTCTCCCCCACAATAGCGCCTGAAACTTAATCAGCACTGGCCAGGTGGCAATCACCACCATACACGCCCAGGCGAATCCCAGAATAAAAGGCTGCACCACCCAAAAACAGGCAATTATCATGATGGTAATAAACGCCAGACTGAACAGGATTCTGGCCAGGTCAAATCGTGGCGGCTGAGAATATTTGCTCAATGAATCGTTCCTTAATAGCAAAAGGGAAGGCTGAAGGCGAGCTGGCCTGCGCTAAGTCATGTCATCACCGATCATCATGAGATATTTCCGGGGGTTTTGACAGCCTGCTGAACATTTTGTTGGTGAAACGGCAGTTCGCCAACACGCTGTATGTTTTTGCCGATCCGGGAGCGCACACGATTGCGAAATGTGATAAAACGTGATGTCCCCGATGAAAGGGCGGCTATATACAAATGCTAGTCACTTAAGCATGGCTTTAGGGGAAGCACGGTGATGAGGTTCCCGCAGGGATGCCTCACACCGTGGTAGCCCCGGTATCTCTATCCTTAAGCGATCAAGATTAGGCTATATACCGCGCTTCACAGGCATATCACGACATATTGGCAAACACATCATGTACGGACAGGGTCAAAAAATAATGATCCCACAGATCACGCAATCTCCCGGGCTGGTTCAGCCGGTGCTTAATTTTCTGGAAGCATTGAAGAAAAATGGATTCACGGGCGATACGGCGACCAATTATGCCGATCGTCTGACGATGGCAACGGATAACAGCATCTATCAACTTTTGCCGGATGCGGTGGTTTTCCCCCGTTCAACCGCCGATGTGGCGATGCTATCGCGGCTGGCCGGTGAGGAACGTTTTTCAGGGCTGACGTTCACCCCGCGCGGCGGTGGGACGGGAACGAACGGGCAGGCGCTGAATCGCGGCATCGTGGTCGATATGTCGCGTTATATGAACCGCATTCTGGAAATTAACCCTGAACAGGGGTGGGTGCGCGTCGAGGCTGGCGTCATTAAAGATCAGCTTAACCAGTACCTGAAGCCTTATGGCTATTTCTTTGCGCCAGAGCTGTCGACCAGTAACCGGGCGACGCTGGGTGGCATGATCAATACCGATGCATCGGGGCAAGGTTCATTGGTATATGGCAAGACCTCAGATCATGTGCTGGGGCTGCGTGCGGTTCTGCTGGGCGGCGAGATGCTGGATACGCAGGCGATGCCGGTAGCGCTGGCAGAGAAGCTGGCGTTAGAAGATTCCTCTATCGGTCGCATTTACCATACGGTGCTGCACCGCTGTCGCGAACAGCGCGCGTTGATCATCGACAAATTTCCCAAGCTGAATCGTTTTCTGACGGGTTACGACCTGCGCCATGTGTTTAGCGACGATCTCCAGACCTTTGACCTGACGCGAATTCTGACCGGTGCTGAAGGCACGCTGGCGTTTATCACCGAAGCGAAGCTCGACATCACGCCGTTGCCAAAGATTCGCCGTCTGGTGAATATCAAATATGACTCCTTTAACTCAGCGTTGCGCAATGCGCCGTTCATGGTGGAAGCGAAGGCGCTGTCGGTTGAAACCGTGGACTCGAAGGTATTAAACCTGGCCCGTGAAGATATCGTCTGGCATTCCGTTAGCGAACTGATTACCGATGTGCCTAATCAGGAAATGCTGGGCCTGAATATCGTTGAGTTCGCGGGCGATGATGAAACCTTGATTAACGGGCAGGTTGACGCGCTCTGTCAGGGGCTGGATACGCTGCTGGCGAGCGGAGAAGGCGGGGTGATTGGCTATCAAACCTGTAACGATCTGGCCGGCATCGAACGTATTTATGCCATGCGGAAAAAAGCCGTCGGTCTGCTGGGCAACAGCAAAGGGCTGGCGAAGCCGATTCCGTTTGCGGAAGATACCTGCGTGCCGCCACAGCATCTGGCCGATTACATCGAAGAATTCCGCGCGCTGCTGGACAGCCATAACCTGACGTACGGTATGTTCGGTCACGTGGACGCCGGGGTGCTGCACGTCCGTCCGGCGCTGGATATGTGCGACCCACAGCAGGAAATGCTGATGAAGCAGCTTTCCGATCAGATTGTCGCGCTGACGGCTAAATATGGCGGCCTGCTGTGGGGGGAACACGGCAAAGGCTTCCGCGCCGAGTACAGCCCTGAATTTTTTGGGCCGGAGCTGTATGCCGAACTGCGCCGCATCAAAGCGGCGTTCGATCCAGATAACCGGCTTAATCCTGGGAAGATTTGTGCGCCGCTGGACGTGGATGCGCCGATGATGAAAGTCGATGCGGTCAAGCGCGGCACGTTCGACCGTACGATCCCGCTGACGGTGCGTACGGCGTTCCGTGGCGCGATGGAATGTAACGGTAACGGGCTGTGCTTTAACTTTGATGCCCGTAGCCCAATGTGCCCGTCGATGAAAATCAGCGGCAACCGTATTCATTCGCCGAAAGGCCGTGCGACGCTGGTGCGTGAATGGTTACGCCTGCTGGCAGAGCAGGGCGTCGATCCGGTGGCGTTGGAGAAGGCATTGCCGCAGCAGAAACTGAGCCTGCGGGCGTTTATCCAGAAAACCCGCAATACCTGGCAGGCGAAGCAGGGGGATTACGATTTCTCCCACGAAGTCAAAGAGGCGATGTCGGGCTGTCTGGCGTGTAAAGCCTGTTCAACGCAGTGCCCTATCAAAATTGACGTGCCCGGTTTCCGCTCCCGCTTCCTACAGCTTTATCACACGCGCTATCTGCGTCCGGTTCGTGACTATTTGGTCGCCGGCGTTGAAAGCTATGCACCGCTGATGGCGCGCAGTCCGAAGACGTTTAACTTCTTCCTGAAAATGCCGCTGCTGAATAATCTGAGCCGCAGCCAGATCGGCATGGTTGATTTACCTTTGCTGTCATCGCCGTCGCTGCGCCAGCAGTTTGCCGGACATAGTGGCGTCAACACCACGCTGGAACAGTTGGAACAGTTGCCGGAAGCGGCGCGTCAGCAGTACGTGTTAATTGTGCAGGATCCGTTTACCAGCTATTACGATGCGCAGGTGGTGGCTGATTTCATCCATCTGATCGAAAAACTGAAGCTGAAACCGGTGCTGTTACCGTTCTCACCGAACGGGAAGGCGCAACACATTAAGGGCTTCTTGCAGCGTTTTGCTAAAACTGCGTTAAAGACGGCTGATTTCCTGAATCGCGTGGCTAAACTGGGGATGCCGATGGTAGGCGTCGATCCGGCGTTGGTACTGTGCTATCGCGATGAATACCGTGAAATCCTGGGTGAGAAACGCGGTGATTTCCAGGTGCAACTGGTGCATGAATGGCTGGTGACGGCACTGGCCGACAGCTCGTCGCAGCCTGCCACTGGCGAATCCTGGTATCTGCTGGGACACTGTACGGAAACCACGGCGCTGCCGATCAGTACGAAACAGTGGGCTGATATCTTCTTGCGCTTTGGTGCCAAACTGGAAAATGTCAGCGTCGGATGTTGCGGTATGGCGGGAACCTACGGTCATGAAACCAAAAACCTCGCCAACTCGCAGGGCATTTATGCACTATCCTGGCAACAGGTGTTGCAGAAGTTACCCCAGAAACGCTGCCTGACCACCGGCTATTCATGCCGCAGTCAGGTGAAACGTATGGAAGGCAGCGCATTACGCCATCCGCTACAAGCCCTGCTGGAGATTATCTGATGCTATGGAAACGACAGGTTACGCTTGAGCAACTTAATCAACAGAGTCAGACGTGCATGGTGGGCCATGTCGGTATTCGCTATACCCATATCGCGGATGATGTTCTGGAAGCCGTGATGCCGGTGGATGAACGCACGCGCCAGCCGTTTGGCTTACTCCACGGCGGTGCGTCTGTTGTGCTGGCGGAATCACTGGGTTCCGTCGCGGGCTATTTGTGCTCTGAGGGCGATCAGCAGGTGGTGGGCCTTGAAATCAATGCCAATCATCTGCGAGCCGTGCGCGAAGGTGAAGTGCGTGGCGTGTGCCGCGCGCTGCACGTTGGCCGCCGTAGCCAAGTGTGGCAGATTGAGATTTTTGATAATCAGAATCGCCTGTGCTGCATTTCTCGTCTGACAACATCGGTTATTACACCGTAAACACAGAGCAAACACCGAACCAGACTGCCAGCCGGTCTGGTTCGGTTATTCAGGGAAGAAAAGGCACGCGCTTAACGAAGTCGGTCTGAAACGCGGTGGCTTTATCCCATGAACCTTGCATGCTTAGCTGATGGCAAATCGACTTCAGCGTGTTACGGGCAAAGTAGTAGCTTTGCACCCGAAAGAGGTGGCAACGCCCTTCATTATTGATCTCTTTAATCAACCGATTGTGTAGCTTGACCAGCGCATGCAGATAGCTGTCGTCATCGCCATTTCTCAGACAGAGTTCAACCATGTCCATGCAGACGTTATGATAGCGACGTAAATGGTCAATATTGCTTCCGGGGCGATTCAGGCGCGCTTCCGCCATGTAAAAATCAACGGTGGCATCGCGAATCTGGAATTTATATTCGT
Protein-coding sequences here:
- a CDS encoding 3-deoxy-7-phosphoheptulonate synthase encodes the protein MLQTDELRSARIESLVTPQTLLARLPITPAVAENVTSSRKKIEAILTGQDPRLLVVIGPCSIHDTDSALDYARRLAALRTQYQDRLEIVMRTYFEKPRTVVGWKGLISDPALNGTFQVNEGLEIARRLLLDVNQLGLPTATEFLDMVTGQYIADLISWGAIGARTTESQIHREMASALSCPVGFKNGTDGNTRIAVDAIRAARARHMFLSPDKQGFMSVYKTQGNPFGHIIMRGGKKPNYHAEDIAAACAHLREFSLPEHLVIDFSHANCQKQHRRQLDVADDICQQICAGSRAIAGIMAESFLIEGNQPAINPLALTYGQSITDPCLSWQDTETLLARLADAVDSRF
- the ppsR gene encoding posphoenolpyruvate synthetase regulatory kinase/phosphorylase PpsR codes for the protein MERSVFYVSDGTAITAEVLGHAVLSQFPVNTVSYTLPFVESEARAKAVCEQINTLYHQTGVRPLVFYSIVTPTVRNIITRSEGFCQDIVQALVAPLQEELNTPPTPVANRTHGLTANNLSKYDARIAAIDYTLAHDDGISLRNLDQAQVILLGVSRCGKTPTSLYLAMQFGIRAANYPFIADDMDNLRLPDALKPFQHKLFGLTIDAERLAAIREERRGNSRYASLRQCRMELSEVEALFRKHQIKYLNTTNYSVEEISAKIIDILGMSRRMY
- the ppsA gene encoding phosphoenolpyruvate synthase, which encodes MSNNGPDLRNVLWYNQLGMHDVERVGGKNASLGEMITNLSGLGVAVPNGFATTAQAFNDFLNQSGINQRIYELLDRTDIDDLNQLASAGTQIRQWIIDTPFQPELEQAIHDAYQQLADGEKDASFAVRSSATAEDMPDASFAGQQETFLNVQGINAVMVAVKHVFASLFNDRAISYRVHQGYDHRGVALSAGVQRMVRSDLASAGVMFTIDTESGFDQVVFITSAYGLGEMVVQGAVNPDEFYVHKPTLQNNKPAIVRRNMGSKKIRMVYAASQEHGKQVRIEDVPAEQTTRFSLTDDEVQALARQALLIEKHYGRPMDIEWAKDGHTGKLYIVQARPETVRSNGQVMERYHLPASGTVLVEGRAIGHRIGAGEVKVIQDISEMHLINAGDVLVTDMTDPDWEPIMKKAAAIVTNRGGRTCHAAIIARELGIPAVVGCGDATERLRKGQKVTVSCAEGDTGYVYQDLLDFSVKSSQIDEMPALPLKIMMNVGNPDRAFDFACLPNDGVGLARLEFIINRMIGVHPRALLEFDQQTPELQREIKTLMQGYDDPVEFYVGRLVEGIATLAAAFAPKRVIVRLSDFKSNEYANLVGGERYEPEEENPMLGFRGAGRYVSSDFKACFALECEAVKRVRNVMGLKNVEIMIPFVRTVAQAEAVIAELASQGLRRGEDGLKIIMMCEIPSNALLADEFLQHFDGFSIGSNDMTQLALGLDRDSGVVSSLFDERNDAVKALLSMAIKAGKKQGKYVGICGQGPSDHEDFALWLMEQGIDSLSLNPDTVVQTWLNLAEHN
- the apbE gene encoding FAD:protein FMN transferase ApbE, which translates into the protein MTPLAAKRLLLCGLFSFLTACDNPTPTAQRPLLTIEGKTMGTFYSVKISGDVTEDKTQLQREIDALLEQANNDISTYRDDSALSRFNQYRGTDPQPISNGMADIILAALRIGKATHGAMDITVGPLVNLWGFGPQKQPTRIPSQQQIDLARQNVGLRHLKLIGDEKGEWIQKDLPDLYVDLSTLGEGYGADVLAQLMTRKGITNYLVSVGGAISSRGVNAEGTPWRVAIQKPTDQENAAQAAVNLQGYAISTSGSYRNYFEQDNKRYSHVIDPETGRPITHQLVSATVIAPTALEADGWDTGLMVLGTEKALKLAEQQGLAVYLITKTDKGFSAVMTPQFKSFLIAAP
- the ydiK gene encoding AI-2E family transporter YdiK produces the protein MSKYSQPPRFDLARILFSLAFITIMIIACFWVVQPFILGFAWACMVVIATWPVLIKFQALLWGRRSLAVIVMTLLLILLFIVPIAVLVSSVVDNSSALMSWGARQENFSPPTLEWLTSIPFVGEKLFNSWQTLLQSGGSGLFAKVQPYFGKTATWLVAQAANIGRFLMHCSLMLIFSALLYYKGEAVAKAVRHFAIRLGQERGDAAVILAAQSIRAVALGVVVTAIVQSVLGGIGLGLSGIPHTTLLTVLMFLSCLAQLGPLPVLIPAIIWLYWTGDATWGTVLLVWSCVVGTIDNVIRPVLIRMGADLPMLLILSGVIGGLLAFGMIGLFIGPVVLAVSYRLLFAWMREIPEPQSILSVNTSSKSKQE